Proteins from one Listeria weihenstephanensis genomic window:
- the relB gene encoding type II toxin-antitoxin system RelB family antitoxin — MATITVRVSDVEKQFLDEMAKFEGKSLSDLLKTTTLESLEDEYDARVADYAYEEYLKKPESRPLSELMSEYGLDDDE; from the coding sequence ATGGCGACAATAACAGTTCGTGTTTCGGATGTAGAGAAACAATTTTTGGATGAAATGGCGAAGTTTGAAGGAAAGAGTTTATCGGACTTACTGAAGACAACAACACTCGAATCATTAGAAGATGAATATGATGCTCGGGTGGCTGATTATGCCTATGAAGAATATCTAAAGAAGCCTGAATCACGTCCTTTATCTGAACTTATGTCAGAATACGGATTGGATGACGATGAATGA
- a CDS encoding type II toxin-antitoxin system RelE family toxin, producing MSYQIKTTRQFEKQLSKLDRQASRTILRWLSKHIDGADNPRISGKALLGNYAGQWRYRIGDYRVICKIVDDELIVLALEVGHRKQVYKK from the coding sequence ATGAGCTACCAGATTAAGACAACACGTCAATTCGAAAAGCAGTTATCCAAATTAGATAGGCAGGCTAGTCGTACGATTTTAAGATGGTTATCGAAACATATTGACGGCGCGGATAATCCGAGGATAAGTGGCAAGGCGTTGCTAGGTAACTACGCTGGTCAGTGGAGATATCGTATAGGAGATTATCGAGTTATTTGTAAAATTGTTGACGATGAGTTAATTGTACTCGCTTTAGAAGTTGGTCATAGGAAACAAGTCTACAAAAAGTAA
- a CDS encoding NAD(P)H-binding protein, with the protein MNIVILGAFGHLGKAVYQLLEPLPDVNLTLFGREKENIEVAPTTKVIFGDATNTEDLERVLQGQDIVFSTLGPFHVETFATPLVETMEKLGVKRLFWTTQFQIRQETVTDENIELAKVFGFDEETERTYVANQQLGAKIIEESSLDYTLLMPHFFKYDNTIEKAILQDDDETVKGDPISIYSLAIVLANLVLQPDRYSRKGVIISASK; encoded by the coding sequence ATGAATATCGTAATTTTAGGTGCTTTTGGACATCTTGGGAAAGCGGTTTATCAACTTTTAGAACCACTGCCGGATGTCAATTTAACATTGTTTGGTAGGGAAAAAGAGAATATAGAGGTAGCTCCGACCACAAAAGTCATTTTTGGCGATGCAACGAATACAGAAGATTTAGAGAGAGTACTTCAAGGCCAAGATATCGTATTTTCCACACTCGGTCCATTTCACGTTGAAACGTTTGCTACTCCGCTTGTTGAAACGATGGAAAAGCTGGGAGTGAAGAGGCTTTTTTGGACTACGCAATTTCAAATTAGACAAGAAACAGTAACGGATGAGAACATTGAGTTAGCGAAGGTTTTCGGATTTGATGAGGAGACAGAAAGAACTTACGTGGCCAATCAACAGCTAGGTGCGAAGATAATTGAAGAAAGTAGCTTGGATTACACATTGCTAATGCCTCATTTCTTTAAATACGATAATACGATCGAAAAAGCGATACTTCAAGATGATGATGAAACTGTAAAAGGCGATCCCATCAGTATTTATAGCTTGGCGATCGTCCTTGCGAATTTGGTTCTCCAACCAGATCGTTATAGTAGAAAAGGCGTTATTATATCAGCGTCAAAATAA